A region from the Corynebacterium halotolerans YIM 70093 = DSM 44683 genome encodes:
- a CDS encoding sensor histidine kinase: MRNETGLTFRFLAAQVLVVTVSLIAAAAVASLVGPPLFHHHLLMADRSDPALELLHVEQAYRDAGLITLAVAVPTALICALLASLWLSRRLRTPLQGLTRAATTVAGGNYRVRVPAGNAGPEVTTLAHAFNTMAHRLEHTEEVRRQLLSDLAHEMSTPVSVLAVYLDGLQDGVVDWSPATQAVMAEQLKRLTRLIEDIDDVSRAQEDRIDLDLAEEPLGELLRAATAAVREDYQAKGVGLQVEVGTSGVTVLVDRQRFGQVMGNLLSNALRHTPTGGQVTVSAVRQGSGTVLIEVADTGEGLTGDQLGHVFERFYRGDTARGRDNGGSGIGLTISRALVEAHGGALTATSAGPGAGAVFTIRLPRPSRERPLMHDGLHHPSADTRPGYRLKDEVPAPTHQSQGASR, encoded by the coding sequence ATGAGAAACGAAACCGGACTGACCTTCCGATTCCTGGCCGCCCAGGTCCTGGTCGTGACCGTCAGCCTGATCGCCGCGGCGGCCGTGGCGTCCCTGGTGGGCCCACCCCTGTTCCACCACCACCTGCTGATGGCCGACCGATCGGATCCCGCCCTCGAACTGCTCCATGTCGAGCAGGCCTACCGTGACGCCGGCCTGATCACCCTGGCGGTCGCGGTACCGACCGCCCTGATCTGTGCGCTGTTGGCCAGTCTCTGGCTCTCCCGCCGGCTCCGGACACCCCTGCAGGGCCTGACCCGTGCCGCCACCACCGTGGCCGGCGGCAACTACCGGGTCCGCGTCCCCGCCGGCAACGCCGGCCCGGAGGTCACGACCCTGGCGCACGCCTTCAACACCATGGCCCACCGGCTCGAACACACCGAGGAGGTACGTCGGCAACTGCTGTCGGATCTCGCCCACGAGATGAGCACCCCGGTGTCCGTGCTCGCCGTCTACCTCGATGGACTCCAGGACGGGGTCGTCGACTGGAGCCCCGCCACACAGGCGGTGATGGCCGAACAACTGAAACGTCTCACCCGTCTGATCGAGGACATCGACGACGTCTCCCGCGCCCAGGAGGACCGAATTGACCTGGACCTCGCCGAGGAACCCCTCGGCGAGCTCCTCCGTGCCGCAACCGCTGCGGTTCGGGAGGACTACCAGGCCAAGGGCGTGGGGCTGCAGGTGGAGGTCGGCACCTCCGGGGTAACCGTCCTCGTCGACCGACAACGCTTCGGCCAGGTGATGGGCAACCTGCTCTCCAACGCGCTGCGCCACACCCCCACCGGCGGGCAGGTCACCGTCAGCGCGGTACGACAGGGATCGGGCACGGTCCTCATCGAGGTCGCCGACACCGGCGAAGGACTGACCGGCGACCAGCTGGGCCACGTCTTCGAGCGGTTCTACCGGGGTGACACCGCCCGCGGCCGGGACAACGGCGGCTCCGGTATCGGCCTGACCATCTCCCGTGCCCTGGTTGAAGCCCATGGAGGCGCACTCACCGCGACGTCCGCGGGACCCGGTGCCGGAGCGGTGTTCACTATCCGTCTTCCCCGGCCCTCAAGGGAGCGTCCACTGATGCACGATGGTCTCCATCACCCCTCGGCTGATACGCGGCCGGGATACAGACTGAAGGATGAGGTCCCCGCCCCAACCCATCAATCCCAAGGAGCTTCCCGATGA
- a CDS encoding AAA family ATPase codes for MRIHSLTIDNVRGIEHLELTDLPQTGVIVISGDNEQGKSTILDALHAVLNEKHSSKKKTLRELQPVDRDAAPSVTLTATLGPHTFTLAKTWLRRAKAELTITAPARENHTGDEAEEKLDRLKADFLDDGLLRALFLRQGDIDTAGDATGIPSLTRALDGAEDTGAASGTEDSALMKAVEAEYTRYYTAGKGAEAGVLKTARTQHAEARASLADARAAVAELEGFVTRVETVTRDRDEATAQLPDARAEVTALGEKAEQAAAAQEKADRLRGDLTRAEDTLTRARAAVAAREQQKTGVTELAEALAERSRGLAEAQEKAAQEDQQLTTLGEQLDEARAQEDAAREALKRARARHRLLTDLARRDELAARLADIDALDERIRGLREQSAGPRVTDEDLRAVEDAATELTLQRRLREAAAAKLRLSAAETTSVTVDDADVEIRADEHVVELREGTTLTIGAVTAVYSAGHTGTTPATDAVAAAERALADLLEDLGCADVEAARTARETARRVDEDLAGLTRERAGLVRGDDVDALRAELSRLSGELTEVEADNGVDGDGDPERAAAAVEEATDALEEATGRVSKVDAALVPWRERQAATALTRLSTQVEGDQLAADRARRALEAAEEENPEEGLHRQVDSAEAAVEEAAARVAEAEQSLAREDPELATKMWEGAREHLSSLEKTVAEAERKLAELTGRIEQATGAAEELEKATAAEEAAANRLASVERRAQAARLLRDTLQEHRARARRRYAQPFAEQLTVLARTVFGPDVEFTLTDSLDVEARSIGDRSVPLESLSGGAREQLAILTRFAIARLVSKEGVDGAGGTVPVPVVVDDALGSTDPSRLQLMATLFSDMGRTGQVVVLTCVPQRYSRVTGRTEYPIEELKAAGRLL; via the coding sequence ATGCGCATCCACTCACTGACCATCGACAACGTCCGCGGCATCGAGCACCTCGAGCTGACCGACCTGCCGCAGACGGGCGTCATCGTCATCTCCGGCGACAACGAGCAGGGCAAGTCCACCATCCTGGACGCCCTCCACGCCGTGCTCAACGAGAAGCACTCCTCGAAGAAGAAGACCCTGCGGGAGCTGCAGCCCGTCGACCGCGACGCCGCCCCGTCCGTCACCCTGACCGCCACGCTCGGCCCGCACACCTTCACCCTGGCCAAGACCTGGCTGCGGCGCGCGAAGGCGGAGCTGACGATCACCGCCCCGGCGCGCGAGAACCACACCGGTGACGAGGCGGAGGAGAAGCTCGACCGGCTCAAGGCCGATTTCCTCGATGACGGCCTGCTCAGGGCCCTGTTCCTGCGTCAGGGGGACATCGACACCGCCGGCGACGCCACCGGCATCCCGTCGCTGACCCGCGCACTCGACGGCGCGGAGGACACCGGGGCCGCCTCCGGCACCGAGGATTCCGCCCTGATGAAGGCCGTCGAGGCGGAGTACACCCGCTACTACACCGCCGGCAAGGGCGCCGAGGCCGGCGTGCTCAAGACCGCCCGCACCCAGCACGCCGAGGCCCGGGCCTCCCTTGCCGACGCCCGCGCCGCCGTCGCCGAGCTCGAGGGCTTCGTCACCCGCGTGGAGACCGTCACCCGTGACCGCGACGAGGCCACCGCCCAGCTCCCCGACGCCCGGGCGGAGGTCACCGCACTGGGGGAGAAGGCGGAGCAGGCCGCCGCCGCGCAGGAGAAGGCGGACCGGCTGCGCGGGGACCTCACCCGCGCCGAGGACACGCTCACCCGGGCCCGGGCAGCCGTGGCCGCCCGCGAGCAGCAGAAGACCGGGGTGACCGAGCTGGCGGAGGCGCTGGCCGAGCGCAGCCGCGGCCTGGCGGAGGCCCAGGAGAAGGCCGCCCAGGAAGACCAGCAGCTGACCACTCTCGGTGAACAGCTCGACGAGGCACGGGCGCAGGAGGATGCGGCCCGCGAGGCGCTGAAGCGGGCCCGTGCCCGTCACCGTCTGCTCACCGACCTCGCCCGCCGCGATGAGCTGGCCGCCAGACTCGCGGACATCGACGCCCTCGACGAGCGGATCCGCGGACTGCGGGAGCAGTCGGCCGGCCCCCGGGTCACCGATGAGGATCTGCGCGCGGTCGAGGACGCCGCCACCGAACTGACGCTCCAGCGCCGCCTGCGCGAGGCCGCCGCCGCGAAGCTGCGTCTGAGCGCGGCGGAGACCACCTCCGTCACCGTCGACGACGCGGACGTCGAGATCCGGGCGGACGAGCACGTCGTCGAGCTGCGCGAGGGCACCACCCTGACCATCGGCGCCGTCACCGCCGTCTACTCCGCCGGACACACCGGCACCACCCCCGCCACCGACGCCGTAGCCGCAGCCGAGCGCGCGCTGGCGGACCTGCTCGAGGATCTCGGCTGCGCCGACGTCGAGGCGGCCCGCACCGCCCGCGAGACCGCCCGCCGGGTCGACGAGGATCTGGCGGGGCTGACCCGCGAGCGCGCCGGGCTGGTGCGCGGCGACGACGTCGATGCCCTGCGGGCGGAACTGTCCCGGTTGAGCGGTGAGCTCACTGAGGTCGAGGCGGACAACGGGGTCGACGGCGACGGCGATCCCGAGCGGGCCGCGGCCGCCGTGGAGGAGGCCACCGACGCCCTCGAGGAGGCGACCGGCCGGGTGTCGAAGGTGGATGCGGCGCTGGTGCCCTGGCGGGAGCGGCAGGCCGCCACGGCGCTGACCAGGTTGAGCACCCAGGTCGAGGGCGACCAGCTCGCCGCCGACCGTGCCCGCCGCGCACTCGAGGCCGCCGAGGAGGAGAACCCGGAGGAGGGTCTGCACCGGCAGGTCGATTCCGCGGAGGCCGCCGTGGAGGAGGCCGCCGCCCGGGTCGCCGAGGCCGAGCAGTCCCTGGCCAGGGAGGACCCGGAGCTGGCGACGAAGATGTGGGAGGGCGCCCGGGAGCACCTGTCCTCCCTGGAGAAGACCGTCGCCGAGGCGGAGCGCAAACTCGCCGAGCTCACCGGACGCATCGAGCAGGCCACCGGCGCGGCCGAGGAGCTGGAGAAGGCCACCGCCGCCGAGGAGGCCGCCGCCAACCGGCTGGCCTCCGTGGAGCGGCGCGCGCAGGCCGCGAGGCTGCTGCGCGACACGCTGCAGGAGCATCGGGCGCGGGCGCGGCGCCGCTACGCGCAGCCCTTCGCGGAGCAGCTGACCGTCCTGGCGCGCACGGTCTTCGGGCCGGACGTGGAGTTCACGCTGACGGACAGCCTCGACGTCGAGGCGCGCAGCATCGGGGACCGTTCGGTCCCACTGGAGTCACTGTCGGGCGGGGCGAGGGAGCAGCTGGCGATCCTCACCCGCTTCGCCATCGCCCGGCTGGTCTCGAAGGAGGGTGTCGACGGTGCGGGTGGCACGGTGCCGGTGCCGGTCGTCGTCGATGACGCGCTCGGCTCCACCGATCCCTCGCGTCTGCAGCTGATGGCCACGCTGTTCTCGGACATGGGCAGGACCGGCCAGGTCGTGGTGCTCACGTGTGTGCCGCAGCGCTATTCGCGGGTGACCGGCCGCACCGAGTACCCGATCGAGGAGCTCAAGGCCGCCGGCCGCCTGCTGTAG
- a CDS encoding metallophosphoesterase family protein — protein MTSTRFLHTSDLQLGMTRWFLEGEAQARFDEARIGAIDRLGEIAGEYDCAFIVVAGDVFEHNSLNQRTTGRALEALRRLPVPVYLLPGNHDPLVADSIFYRTTGEGVHVIADTEPVTVAEGVELIGAPLTAKRATTDLVRQALAPLEPTDGIRVAVGHGQAESRSNDASPDQIDLAFVEQRLAEGTIDYLALGDTHSTRQVGTSGRVWFSGAPETTDFHDLTEGVEGGETDSGNALVVTVDKTSATDAAVEVEKVPVGQWVFEALTREVSSLEDVEEFLDTLRAYERKATTVLKYALRGTLDMTATRRLEAGLEELEPVFASLRPRERLMDLHLEPGAEELASLDIAGFAASAMEDLIGRAEQEPVARDAVNLLFRLTKEA, from the coding sequence ATGACCTCCACCCGCTTCCTCCACACCTCTGACCTGCAGTTGGGAATGACCCGCTGGTTCCTCGAGGGCGAAGCCCAGGCGCGTTTCGACGAGGCGCGCATCGGGGCGATCGACCGGCTCGGCGAGATCGCCGGGGAGTACGACTGCGCGTTCATCGTCGTCGCCGGCGACGTGTTCGAACACAACTCGCTCAACCAGCGCACCACCGGCCGTGCGCTCGAGGCCCTGCGCCGGTTGCCCGTGCCCGTGTACCTGCTGCCCGGCAACCATGATCCCCTGGTCGCCGACTCCATCTTCTACCGCACCACGGGTGAGGGTGTGCACGTCATCGCGGACACGGAACCGGTCACCGTGGCCGAGGGGGTGGAGCTTATCGGCGCACCGCTGACGGCCAAGCGGGCCACGACCGATCTGGTCCGGCAGGCGCTCGCACCGCTCGAGCCCACCGACGGCATCCGCGTCGCAGTGGGCCACGGCCAGGCGGAATCCCGCAGCAACGACGCCTCCCCGGACCAGATCGACCTCGCCTTCGTCGAGCAACGCCTGGCCGAGGGCACCATCGACTACCTGGCCCTCGGCGACACCCACTCCACCCGCCAGGTCGGCACGAGCGGGCGGGTGTGGTTCTCCGGGGCGCCGGAGACCACCGACTTCCACGACCTGACCGAGGGGGTGGAGGGCGGGGAGACCGACTCCGGCAACGCCCTGGTGGTCACGGTGGACAAGACCTCGGCCACCGACGCCGCCGTCGAGGTGGAGAAGGTCCCGGTGGGGCAGTGGGTCTTCGAGGCGCTGACCCGCGAGGTCTCCTCCCTTGAGGACGTCGAGGAGTTCCTGGACACCCTGCGCGCCTACGAGCGCAAGGCCACCACCGTCCTCAAGTACGCCCTGCGCGGCACCCTCGACATGACCGCCACCCGCCGACTCGAGGCCGGGCTGGAGGAACTCGAGCCGGTCTTCGCCTCACTGCGGCCCCGAGAACGGCTGATGGACCTGCACCTGGAGCCGGGGGCGGAGGAACTCGCCTCGCTCGACATCGCCGGCTTCGCGGCCTCGGCCATGGAGGACCTCATCGGCCGGGCGGAGCAGGAGCCCGTCGCCCGGGACGCCGTCAACCTGCTGTTCCGGCTCACGAAGGAGGCTTAA
- a CDS encoding MarR family winged helix-turn-helix transcriptional regulator has product MATEARWLNDDEQSLWRLILASMRKIERGMDDTLQVGSELSSSEFSVLVSLSEAEGQSLRLRDLCAQLEWDRSRTSHQITRMERRGLVSKHKSEGDARGVIVTLTGEGQKRLEQAAPEHVESVRRLVFDHLDPKMVPVLREFMDNIMAVDNVPGQPGFTGRLLDPPSISARD; this is encoded by the coding sequence ATGGCTACGGAAGCACGCTGGCTCAACGATGACGAACAGTCGCTGTGGCGACTGATTCTGGCCTCGATGCGCAAGATCGAACGAGGCATGGACGACACCCTCCAGGTGGGCAGCGAACTGTCCTCCTCCGAGTTCTCCGTCCTGGTGTCGCTGTCCGAGGCGGAGGGGCAGTCGTTGCGTCTGCGTGACCTGTGCGCCCAGCTGGAATGGGACCGCTCGCGCACCTCGCACCAGATCACCCGGATGGAGCGCCGGGGACTCGTCTCGAAGCACAAGAGTGAGGGCGACGCCCGCGGCGTCATCGTCACCCTGACGGGGGAGGGGCAGAAGCGGCTCGAGCAGGCCGCCCCCGAGCACGTCGAGAGCGTGCGCCGCCTGGTCTTCGACCACCTGGACCCGAAGATGGTGCCGGTGCTGCGCGAGTTCATGGACAACATCATGGCCGTCGACAACGTGCCCGGACAGCCGGGCTTCACCGGCCGGCTGCTGGATCCGCCGTCCATCTCCGCCCGGGACTGA
- a CDS encoding CueP family metal-binding protein, whose product MKRATIGAAALALTLTGCSTAGSDSTASGEASQEEFLAAHDLDGMDTAGIIDHLDRVDVAERSTDLIASVRPDELLLTDNNREVVLDLPENQTYVSIAPYVNQTHDCFYHSLTTCLGELGNENIHVTITDGATGEQLVDEQVTTFDNGFIGFWMPSDTTGTVEVSYQGHTGTTGFSTTDEGATCLTDLRLT is encoded by the coding sequence GTGAAAAGAGCAACGATCGGGGCCGCCGCCCTCGCCCTCACACTGACCGGATGTTCAACAGCTGGCTCTGATTCCACTGCCAGTGGTGAGGCGTCCCAGGAGGAGTTCCTGGCCGCCCATGATCTCGACGGCATGGACACCGCCGGGATCATCGACCACCTCGACCGGGTCGACGTCGCTGAACGGTCCACCGACCTGATCGCCTCGGTGCGCCCCGATGAGCTGCTCCTCACGGACAACAACCGGGAGGTGGTCCTCGACCTGCCGGAGAATCAGACTTACGTGTCGATTGCGCCGTATGTGAATCAGACACACGACTGCTTCTACCACAGCCTGACGACCTGCCTGGGCGAGCTGGGCAACGAGAACATCCACGTCACGATCACCGACGGTGCGACCGGCGAACAGCTGGTCGATGAGCAGGTGACCACCTTCGACAACGGGTTCATCGGCTTCTGGATGCCGAGCGACACCACCGGCACGGTCGAGGTCAGCTACCAGGGCCACACCGGTACCACCGGGTTCTCCACCACCGATGAGGGCGCCACCTGCCTCACCGATCTGCGCCTGACCTGA
- a CDS encoding YceI family protein, with protein MSNLNGTYVLDPSHTEIGFVARHAMVTKVRGSFEDFEAKIVIDTENPENASATATIKTVSVNTRNEDRDVHVRGGDFFDTENFPEMTFNATSFDIQDDKEGTVTGDLTLKGVTKPVTLDVEIAGVEEDPFGNTRVGFEASTKINRKDFGIDFQAPLGSGGVLVSEEIKIQIDGSGIKQ; from the coding sequence ATGAGCAACCTGAACGGCACCTACGTCCTGGATCCCTCCCACACCGAGATCGGCTTCGTCGCCCGCCACGCGATGGTCACCAAGGTCCGCGGCTCCTTCGAGGACTTCGAGGCCAAGATCGTCATCGACACCGAGAACCCGGAGAACGCCTCCGCCACCGCCACCATCAAGACCGTGTCGGTCAACACCCGCAACGAGGACCGCGACGTCCATGTCCGCGGCGGGGACTTCTTCGACACCGAGAACTTCCCGGAGATGACCTTCAACGCCACCTCCTTCGACATCCAGGACGACAAGGAGGGCACCGTCACCGGTGACCTGACCCTCAAGGGCGTGACCAAGCCGGTCACCCTGGACGTCGAGATCGCCGGCGTCGAGGAGGATCCGTTCGGCAACACCCGTGTCGGCTTCGAGGCCTCCACCAAGATCAACCGCAAGGACTTCGGCATCGACTTCCAGGCCCCGCTGGGCTCCGGCGGTGTCCTGGTCTCCGAGGAGATCAAGATCCAGATCGACGGCTCCGGCATCAAGCAGTAG
- a CDS encoding PspC domain-containing protein: MTDATQDFNAERLPYHQRRLARSTSDRWVAGVLGGIAQTYNWNPTLVRLIFVLSVILPGPQFLAYVIAWVIMPAR, from the coding sequence ATGACCGACGCCACCCAGGACTTCAACGCCGAGCGTCTCCCGTACCACCAGCGTCGACTCGCCCGCTCCACCTCGGACCGGTGGGTCGCCGGTGTGCTCGGCGGCATCGCCCAGACCTACAACTGGAACCCCACCCTCGTCCGCCTGATCTTCGTGCTGTCCGTCATCCTGCCCGGCCCCCAGTTCCTGGCCTACGTCATCGCCTGGGTGATCATGCCGGCCCGATGA
- a CDS encoding response regulator transcription factor, which yields MVARTTTQDRPAGKVLVVDDEKPLAQMVANYLIRAGFDVAQAHTGSQAVDDTRRHEPDVIVLDLGLPGMDGLEVCRRIRTFSDCYILMLTARVSEDDKITGLTTGADDYITKPFSIRELVTRVLAVLRRPRTGAAGPQPATPHVFGDLVVDPAAHEARVEDTAVALTRTEFELLVALAARPGQVLSRHELITDVWDTSWVGDERIVDVHIGNLRRKLGNDARGRGYIDTVRGVGYRMGRP from the coding sequence ATGGTTGCCCGAACAACGACACAGGATCGGCCCGCCGGCAAGGTCCTCGTCGTCGACGACGAGAAGCCCCTGGCCCAGATGGTGGCCAACTATCTCATCCGCGCCGGTTTTGACGTCGCGCAGGCCCACACCGGGAGCCAGGCGGTGGACGACACCCGCAGGCATGAGCCCGATGTCATCGTGCTTGATCTCGGCCTGCCCGGCATGGACGGCCTCGAGGTCTGCCGTCGGATCCGCACCTTCTCCGACTGCTACATCCTCATGCTCACCGCCCGTGTAAGTGAGGATGACAAGATAACCGGCTTGACCACCGGTGCCGACGACTACATCACCAAACCGTTCAGCATCCGTGAACTGGTCACCCGGGTCCTTGCCGTCCTGCGCCGCCCACGGACCGGCGCCGCCGGGCCGCAACCGGCCACCCCTCACGTCTTCGGCGACCTCGTCGTTGATCCGGCCGCCCACGAAGCCCGCGTCGAGGACACCGCCGTGGCCCTCACACGCACGGAATTCGAGCTGCTGGTCGCCCTGGCCGCCCGCCCCGGCCAGGTCCTCTCCCGCCACGAACTCATCACCGACGTCTGGGACACCTCCTGGGTCGGTGATGAGCGCATCGTTGACGTACACATCGGCAACCTGCGCCGCAAGCTCGGCAACGATGCCCGGGGGCGTGGCTACATCGACACCGTCCGCGGGGTCGGCTACCGGATGGGACGGCCATGA
- a CDS encoding copper-translocating P-type ATPase, giving the protein MTTPRQHGDHHADHADHDQHMDADTHGQAMPHEHPHSAVDEEHPARTPGGHAGHGHDQHDEHHVHDHGEHAGHSVAMFRNRFWWSLVLSVPVVFFSPMFAEIIGYQIPEFPGSTWIAPILGTVIFFYGGLPFLKGGWTELRSRQPGMMLLIAMAITVAFVASWITTLGIGGFHLDFWWELALLVTIMLLGHWMEMRALGSASSALDALAALLPDEAEKIEGDTTHTVAISELAPGDTVLVRAGARVPADGTIVNGAAEFDEAMITGESRPVFRDTGEKVVAGTVATDNTVRVRVEATGGDTALAGIQRMVADAQESSSRAQALADRAAALLFWFALVAALITAVVWAIIGSPDDAVVRTVTVLVIACPHALGLAIPLVIAISTERAAKSGVLIKNRMALERMRTIDVVLFDKTGTLTEGAHAVTDIAAVPGTTEGQLLALAAAAEADSEHPVARAIVTAATEHPEASRLGLRGTDFTAATGRGVRATVNDAEILVGGPNMLRELDLTTPGEITDTTRSWTERGAGVLHIVRDGQIIGAVAVEDKVRPESRAAVKALQDRGVKVAMITGDARQVAQVVGEDLGIDEVFAEVLPQDKDTKVTQLQDRGLRVAMVGDGVNDAPALARAEVGIAIGAGTDVAMESAGVVLASDDPRAVLSMIELSRASYRKMIQNLIWASGYNIVAVPLAAGVLAPVGFVLSPAVGAILMSLSTIVVALNAQLLRRITLDPAQLAPTDPKEEEIIGPESPATTTH; this is encoded by the coding sequence ATGACAACCCCTCGCCAGCACGGCGATCACCACGCCGACCATGCCGATCACGATCAGCACATGGACGCGGACACCCACGGCCAGGCGATGCCTCACGAGCACCCGCACTCGGCGGTGGACGAAGAACACCCGGCCCGTACCCCTGGTGGGCACGCGGGCCACGGCCATGATCAACACGATGAGCACCACGTCCACGATCACGGCGAGCACGCCGGTCACAGTGTGGCGATGTTCAGGAACCGCTTCTGGTGGTCGCTGGTCCTGTCGGTTCCGGTCGTGTTCTTCAGCCCGATGTTCGCCGAGATCATCGGCTACCAGATCCCGGAATTCCCCGGCTCCACCTGGATCGCGCCCATCCTGGGCACCGTGATCTTCTTCTACGGCGGCCTGCCGTTCCTTAAGGGCGGATGGACGGAACTGCGCTCCCGCCAGCCGGGCATGATGCTGCTAATCGCCATGGCGATCACCGTGGCGTTTGTCGCCTCCTGGATCACCACCCTCGGGATCGGTGGATTCCACCTCGACTTCTGGTGGGAGCTGGCGCTGCTGGTGACCATCATGCTGCTGGGCCACTGGATGGAGATGCGCGCACTGGGCTCGGCCTCCTCCGCCCTCGACGCCCTAGCCGCCCTGCTGCCGGACGAGGCCGAGAAAATCGAGGGCGACACCACCCACACCGTGGCCATCTCGGAGTTGGCCCCGGGCGATACCGTCCTGGTGCGGGCCGGAGCCCGCGTACCGGCCGACGGGACCATCGTGAACGGCGCGGCCGAGTTCGATGAGGCGATGATCACCGGGGAATCCCGGCCCGTTTTCCGGGACACCGGCGAAAAAGTGGTGGCCGGGACGGTGGCCACCGACAACACCGTCCGCGTCCGCGTTGAGGCCACCGGCGGGGACACCGCTCTGGCCGGTATTCAACGCATGGTCGCTGATGCCCAGGAGTCCTCTTCCCGCGCTCAGGCGCTCGCCGACCGGGCGGCGGCGTTGTTGTTCTGGTTCGCCCTGGTTGCCGCCCTGATCACCGCGGTGGTCTGGGCGATCATCGGCAGCCCGGACGATGCCGTGGTACGCACCGTGACCGTGCTGGTCATCGCCTGCCCGCACGCCCTGGGCCTGGCCATCCCGCTGGTCATCGCGATCTCCACCGAGCGGGCCGCGAAGTCCGGGGTGCTGATCAAAAACCGCATGGCCCTGGAGCGGATGCGCACCATTGACGTGGTGCTGTTCGACAAGACCGGCACCCTGACCGAAGGCGCGCACGCCGTCACCGACATCGCCGCCGTTCCCGGCACCACAGAGGGCCAGCTGCTGGCCCTGGCCGCTGCCGCCGAAGCCGACAGCGAACACCCCGTGGCCCGGGCGATCGTCACCGCCGCCACCGAGCACCCGGAGGCCTCCCGTCTCGGACTGCGCGGCACCGATTTCACCGCCGCCACCGGCCGCGGGGTCCGCGCCACTGTCAACGACGCCGAAATCCTCGTCGGCGGACCCAACATGCTGCGCGAACTCGACCTCACCACACCGGGCGAGATCACCGACACCACCCGCTCCTGGACCGAGCGTGGGGCCGGCGTGCTGCATATCGTCCGTGACGGCCAGATCATCGGTGCCGTGGCGGTCGAGGACAAGGTCCGCCCTGAATCCCGCGCGGCTGTAAAGGCCCTGCAGGACCGCGGGGTCAAGGTCGCCATGATCACCGGCGACGCCCGTCAGGTCGCCCAGGTGGTCGGTGAGGATCTGGGGATTGATGAGGTCTTCGCCGAGGTCCTGCCCCAGGACAAGGACACCAAGGTCACGCAGCTGCAGGACCGTGGCCTGAGGGTGGCCATGGTCGGTGACGGCGTCAACGACGCCCCGGCCCTGGCACGGGCCGAGGTCGGCATCGCCATCGGTGCCGGCACCGATGTGGCCATGGAGTCCGCCGGGGTGGTGCTGGCCAGCGACGACCCCCGGGCGGTGCTGTCGATGATCGAGCTCTCGCGGGCCAGCTACCGCAAGATGATCCAGAACCTCATCTGGGCATCCGGCTACAATATCGTGGCCGTGCCCCTCGCTGCCGGTGTGCTCGCCCCGGTCGGGTTCGTGCTGTCCCCCGCCGTGGGCGCCATCCTGATGTCGCTGTCGACCATCGTGGTCGCACTCAACGCCCAGCTGCTGCGCCGGATCACCCTCGATCCGGCGCAGCTCGCCCCCACCGACCCGAAGGAGGAAGAAATCATTGGGCCGGAGTCCCCCGCAACCACCACTCACTGA
- a CDS encoding SDR family oxidoreductase has translation MAEEKRVVIIGGHGKVALLAAPKFREAGYRVDSVIRNPDQKADIEEHGANPVLLDIETAVVGELAEVFRGADAVVFSAGAGGGNPARTHAVDYEAAVRTMDAAEQAGVRRYVMVSYVTADIDVDRLDEDAKMYPYAKAKHDADAHLRGSGLDYTILGPGMLTLEPATSRIRHVDREGQIDGRDPGEGEGQTSRENVAEVIVHAVAANAGVGEKINFYDGDTPIVDAIK, from the coding sequence ATGGCCGAGGAAAAGCGCGTTGTCATCATCGGCGGTCACGGCAAGGTCGCCCTGCTCGCCGCCCCCAAGTTCCGGGAGGCGGGTTACCGGGTCGATTCCGTGATCCGCAATCCGGACCAGAAGGCGGACATCGAGGAGCACGGCGCCAACCCGGTGCTGCTCGACATCGAGACCGCCGTCGTCGGTGAGCTCGCCGAGGTCTTCCGGGGTGCCGACGCCGTCGTGTTCTCCGCGGGCGCGGGCGGCGGCAATCCGGCCCGCACCCACGCCGTCGACTACGAGGCGGCCGTGCGGACCATGGACGCCGCGGAGCAGGCGGGTGTCAGGCGCTACGTCATGGTCTCCTACGTCACCGCCGACATCGACGTCGACCGGCTCGACGAGGACGCGAAGATGTACCCGTACGCGAAGGCCAAGCACGACGCCGACGCCCACCTGCGCGGCTCCGGGCTCGACTACACGATCCTCGGCCCCGGGATGCTCACCCTGGAACCGGCCACCAGCCGCATCCGGCACGTCGACCGGGAGGGCCAGATCGACGGCCGCGACCCGGGTGAGGGCGAGGGGCAGACCTCGCGCGAGAACGTCGCCGAGGTGATCGTCCACGCGGTCGCCGCCAATGCGGGCGTGGGCGAGAAGATCAACTTCTACGACGGGGACACCCCGATCGTGGACGCGATCAAATAA